GGCTGGGGGGCTGGAGTGAAAAGCAGGGGCCTATATCACAGATGACTTCATAAATCAGGCCAAGGAGTTGGGTCTTTGTCTTACACCTCTTtgcaatattcattcatttatacatttaacctattttttaaaaaaataaataaaatagcaagtgATATGAAAATGTAAGAGATTGACACTCTTTTATTGTGGTaagtatatataacataaaatttatcattttaaccatttttaagtatatagttcagtagcattaagtacattcacagcattgtgcaaccattaccactatccatttctagaactttttcatcatctgaAACAGAAATCCTGTGCCCATtaagcaataactccccattccctcctccctctggtcCCTGGTAATCTCTATTCTATTGTTTTTGTCTGAATTTGCCTCATTTGCCTATTTTAGGTAtatcatataagtggaatcatacaatgttgGTCCTTTTGTGTCTAGCTCTTTCTCCTCACGTAATGTTTTCAGTgttcattcatgttgtggcatgtatcagaatttcatccctttttaaggctggaaaatattccattataggtcTCTGCCACGTTTTGTTTATTTAACATGTTTTTGAACATCTGCATCAAAGgcatactttttgtttttttcttttttttgtcttttcgccatttcttgggccacttctgcggcatatggagtttcccaggctaggggtctaatcagagctgtagccaccggcctacaccacggctcacggcaacgctggatccttaacccactgagcaaggccagggattgaacccgcaacctcctggttcctagtcggatttgttaaccactgagccacgacgggaactccaaaggtaaaCTTTTTATTGATGGTTTTGTAACTATCTATAATGGAGAGAGAAAGGCCTAGGCCGTGAATGCAGTTTGATGAAACAAGTAGTTGTGAGGGGTTTGCAGGGTGCAGTATCTGTTTGGAAGCCATTCCAGGAGAAACAATCAAACCCAACTAGGAGGTGGTGATACCCTACATTCTCTGGGTGAGTCTTAAGCCCAAGATTTTCTGTAGATAAGTAGGAGCCTTTTCCTCATAGCACTAACTATCATCCCACTACATCTTTTGTGACTCTGTTTCGTGTTTGGAAACTTCCATTTCCCAGGCCTTTGAAGAATTTATCTGACAAAGACTTCATAAACCGTACCGATAGACCTCCCAAAGTAAGTCACAGATTAAAAAAGGTACTTCCTCAGCATTTACTCTTTACTAGTGGGAATaaaatatttgcctttatttAACATATAGGATGAACATGATCTGAATAATGATGATCATGATGCTGATAACCATCTGATATCACCATGGGCCGTACTGTTTGCTAGGCTCTGTGCTCATGCCTTTACCTGCTGTATTGTTTCTGGAAATCCCAGACCCAGTGGGACTGATTTGTGGCCATATGGCACAGGAAAGAATTTCCTATCTCTGGCTTGCACAGAGCATATTCAGCTACTAGGTAAATACTGTTGTCTCATAATACAGGGAAATTAGAATGTCATAATGTCACATTTAAAATGaaccttcatggagttcccgtcgtggcgcagtggttaacgaatccgactaggaaccatgaggttgcgggtttggtccctggccttgctcagtgagttggggatccggcgttgccatgagctggggtgtaggttgcagactcggcttggatcccgcgttgctgtggctctggcgtaggccagcagctacagctgagattggactcctagcctgggaacctccatatgccgcgggagcggcccaagaaatggcaaaaagacaaaaaaaaaaaaaaaaagagccttcaTATTGTCTACTCTCATGACTTTCAAACACTTTAAGCTATGACCTGTGGTAAGAGGTCCTAGCTTAAAATATCATAGAACAACCTTTACCTTAACTATGAGTGATACACTCTGAAAGTTTCTATTcgattcttttttattctgtgtCATTTTAAAATCCCCGTAGGCTCCAATTCACAAACTGAGGCCCAGATAGGAAGTGATTTGTGAATGCACAGCCAGTTAGGGGAAGAGCTATACTAGAGTTTAAGAAGAAAAACCCTTCTACTTGTCtggtttttttaaaactgaagaatagttgatttacaatgttatgttagtttctggtgtaccgcaaagtgattcatatatgtgtgtgtgtatatatatatattcatatttttccattacggtttattacaggatattaaatataattctttgtgctatatagtaggaccttgttatttattttatatgtagtagtttgtatctactaattccaacctcctaatttGTCCACTTTGCAAcgattttgttttctatgtctatgaatctctttctgttccataaatatttcatttgtttcatttatgtcatattttatttttatttttttaaatttaattttatttttttccgctgtacagcgtGGGgcccaagttacacatacatgtatactttttttttcctccctttgttctgttgcaatataagtatctaggcatagttctcaatgctacacagcaggatctcattgtacatccattccaagaacaatagtttgcatctgataaccccacgctcccaatccctcccactccctccctctccctctgggcagccacaagtctattctccaagtccatgattttcttttctgtggaaatgttcattcatgctgtatattagattccagttataagtgatatcatatggtatttgtctttgtctttctgacttatttcactcagtatgagagtctctggctccatccatgctgtaaatggcattatgtcgttcttttttatggctgagtagtattccattgtgtatatatacacctcattttcctaatccaatcatctgttgatggacatttgggttgtttccatgtcttggctattgtgaatagtgctgcagtgaacatgcggatgcatgtgtctttttcaaggaacctttgtccagatatatgcccaagagtgggattgtggggtcatatggtagttctatgtatagatttctaagatacctccaaactgttctccatagtggctgtatcagcttacattcccaccagcagtgcaggagggttcccttttctccacaccccttccagcacttgttatttgtggacttattaattgtggccattctgactggtgtgaggtggtatctcatggtagttttgatgtacatttctcttataatcagggatgttgagcattttttcatgtgtttgttgggcatctgtatatcttcctattcaggtctattcaggtcttttgcccatttttccattgcgtgATTGGcttttcatttatgtcatattttagattccacatataagtgataccatatggtatttgtctttctctttctgacttaacttcactcagtgtgagaatctctaggtccatccatgttgctgtaaatggcattatttcattctttttatgactaagtagtattccattgtgtgtatatatcacatcttcttcttattttttttttggctgcgcctgtggtatatgaaatttcccaggccaggggttgatccTGTGCCGCATCaccgacctgagccactgcagtgacaataccagatcctaacctgctgtaccacaagggaactcctctaccatctttattctttcatgtctgagagacatttaggttgcttccatgtcttggctatggttaatagtgctgctgtgaacattggggtgcatgtgtcattttgaattatggttttctccagatctATGCCTccgagtaggattgctggatcatatggcaactctgtttttcttctttttcttttttagctttttagggccacacccacggccatAAAActatcccaactagtatccatgaggacgaggatttgatccctggcctcgctcagtggttaaggattcggtattgccatgaactgtggtgtaggttgcagacgaggctcagatctggtgttgctacagctgtggtgtaggccagcagctgcagctccaattcgatccctagcctgggaacctccatatgccacaggtgggaccctttaaaaaaaaaaaaagacataatgcaTGAAAGGGTTTGTGGTGCAAATAAAGTCTCCTCTTTACCCCCAACCCAGTCAGTTCCTTTTCATGGGAACaaccttatttttaatattttttccccttgcctGAATCCTGCCAGGGATATAGACTGGATTATTTATAAGATTTCCTTGAGCACCAGTACTCTTGTGTCCTAAGTagctaaatgtgaaaaaaagtatgACTTTAACTTTTATGTAGATGCTTCTAATTGTAGACAGGGTAAAAGTAGAAAAGTTGCTTGTGCCTCTGTCgcttctctccctgctcccagatTGTGCTGTTTTATCTGCAGGGCATCTAAGTCTTTGGAGTGGAGTGGGCAgagtatgtttcctttttttttttgtctttttgccatttcttgggctgctcccgtggcatatggaggatcccaggctaggggtctaatcggaactgtagccgccagcctacgccagagccacagcaacgcgggatccaagctgcatctgcgacctacaccccagctcatggcaacgccggatccccaacccactgagcaaggccagggaccaaacccgcaatttcatggttcctagtcggattcgttaaccactgcgccacgacgggaactccgagtatgTTTCCTTAGGTAAGCCCCAAGCTATCCTCCTATGAGATGGTGCTGGGAGTTGCTACTGTCACAGGGAGGCAGGGGAAACTACTCACTTACCTgtgcttactcttttttttcttttttctttttagggccacacctagggcatatgcggtttcgcaggctaggggtcaaattggagttgtagctgctggcctatgctgcagctacagcaatgccagatccaagctgcattggaaacttatgcctcagcttgcagcaaccccagacccttaacccactgagcaaggctgggagtcgaacccacatccttatggatactaattggattcttaacctgctgagccacaatgggaactccccagtgctTGCTTTTGAAGAGTACATTTGCCAAGACATGATTTCTTGGGGGAGTAGTAAGAAGATATTTTGGGGATAGGAAATGCCTTTTTACCATCTTCTGAGCCACCATACTTTTTTGGTTAGCGTGATAATTCCGTCCTTAGCCTGGTGCTGAATACCAGCAGGAGTGGGTGCATTCAAGTCAATACATAGGCTTTATATCTTCCTCTTAGCTGTCAGTGCTGAATTTGAATGAGACTCGACTTCCCTGCCTTCAAGGGTTTAGGAATATGGATGTAATCTGGATCCCAGAAGAACCAGAGAAAGAGGTGAGGTGAGTCTCATGTCTAGAACTTGGGAGTCTTCAACTCTTGTGTTCTACAGATGCCTTCTGTCCAGTGCAGGCCTTCTCTCTGTGATCTCCTTTCTGGCTACCTCACTGCAAGAAGCAGAAGGTCAAGCAGAGTGGAAGACCCTGGTCTCTTGCCACACTGGGATCCTGGTTGGCACACTTTGAGGTTCATGCTTTGGGACTTCTCTACGTCAAGTTCTACCTGGTAGTACAGAGCATACAAGATAGGACCCAATGTATTTgtgagggttttggtttttttttttttaactttttagggctgcacccgaggcatagggaagttcccatactaggggtggaatggaagttgtacctgctggcctacatcacagccacagcaacaccagatccgagctgcgtcttcgacctcacctcagctcacggtaacgccagatctttaacccattgagtgaggccagggatcaaacccgtgtcctcatggattctaatcagatttgctactgctgggccacgacgggaactccaacatttggaagttcccaggctaggggttgaatcggagctgtagctgctggcctactccacagccacagcaacatgggggctgagccgtgcctgcagcctactccacagctcacggcaacactggattcttaacccactgagcgaggtcagggatcaaacctgcatcctcatggataccagtcagatttgtttctgctgagccacgatgggaactccctgaatgcttctttatatatgcattttgtgtgtgaatatatgtgGTATAAATAAATATCCTCTAAGGGTTTATTTCCTTTTACGTGAAAGAAACCCAGAGGCAGATGGGCCAGAGCTAGTTTGTCAGCTCCATGAAGAAATTAGAAACAGAGCTCCTTCTAGCTTTGGGGGTCATCATCCCTAGCCCACAGCTTCCATCGTCTCAGTACTTCGTTGGGGCTTTTAAGGTCCAAGTTGACTGCTAGAGCTCCAGCCATCATGTCTGTGTTCCAggcaagaaggaggaggaagatgacagACTAAAAATTATTTGAGCACCTCTGAGCTAAGCAGTGAGAATTCAGTGGAGAACTAAATACTTTGTCCCTGTCCTCTTAGTGTCTTAGGGGGTGGTGGGATTCAGACATTATAACATCACCACACCTAAGTACATAATTACTATGGATTAATTCTGTGGAAGAATAACTGGATAGTATGAGAGAATGGTGGAGAATGGTGAGAAACCTAATTTAGAAATGAGGGTGAGATGGAGGCGGGGGGCGTCTTGTTTTTAGCAGGCTCTGGGCAGCAGGTTTTCCTGGGCTCCCACCcagctctctcctttttttagggctgcaggtgcggcgtttggaagttcccaggctaggagtcacattggagctactgctgccggcctacaccacagccacagcaatgagtcatctgagccacatctgcaacctaaacctacaccaccgctcatggcaacaccagatccttaacctactgagtgaggccaggggtcagaccgcatcctcatggatattagtcaggtttgtttctgctgagccacaacgaaacTTCCCCAATCAGCTATCTTTGAGTACTGAATGAAGGATAGAAATCCTCATGGTTATCATTCATAAATATCCTAATGTGTCTGTTTAAGATTCCTGGGAATAAGTTGTGGTGGTTCTTATTTCCAGCCCGGCTGAGAAGAAACATATAGTTTGCAGCCAGaatggaaagatggaaagaaagaaatctgcagGCGTAAGTTTGGTGTTTTGGCCAAATCTTCCTGATATTACTCtgaagagtttatttttgttttcctttcagttaTCTTCCCCCTTCCCTCATGCTCTCTTTAAATGAACAACATCTGCAAAAGCAAACCTCTTTTAAGGAATAATTACCAAACCATTTCCTATTCAgagactcccccaccccctcctctccttcctgaagGAAAGTGAATGAGCACTTTGAGGAGGTGTTAGGAGGAACTGTTGGGTATTCCGAGGGAATATGTGGTTGATAAAAACTAATTTTCAGTGTGATGGGAATAGACTATCCACAGACTAGAAGTTATGATGGACCTGCGCCTCTAATTCTAATCCTGCCATTCAGTGACTAAACGTAGCCTTGAATAAGTCCCAGGGCTGGAAGGTCCATGTCCAAGGGAGTGGTGTCTTGGtccattttgttcattgctgaatccccagccccagccctgtgcCTGTCACATAGTTggccagtaaatatttgttcagcGAGTAAATAACCTTTTGGGGAAAAACCTAAACAACACTAGTCCCCGTATGATCTGAAGTCAATGAAAGGTTGAGGAGGCAGACTGGGGAGAAGGCGGGGGTTCTCGCCATGCAGAGGAGGCGAGGATGCTGGGGTCGGTCTGGAAGCAAGGAGATTCCCTTGCCAGGGTTGTCTTGGGAGGCTGGAATGTGGATGGGAGGAGGTGGCATTGAAGAGAGTGCTTCAGGGAGCTCTTGCCATTGTTTCTCTTCCAGAAGGACAGGTCATCTCGGGTCCACACGGGAACAGGGGTGACGGTGCTTCCTTCGTCCCCAGGACACTTGTTTGAGCAACTCAGTTTAGAATCCGTACCTTTCTGGAACCACTGTGACATGTTACCTCAGGATCTGCTGCAGGAGTAAGTGTCACAGAAGCCTGTGGGAGAACCAGAGCGTCTTCTTTTCTTTAGAAGCTGCGAGGGGCCTAAGCAGTGTGTTCTTtgtgaggagagaggggaggaaacgCTGACTTGGTTActgagttctctctttttttatggctgcatccgtatcctatggaagttccccaggccagggattgaatctgagctgcagctatgacccatgccacagctgtggcaatgctggatccttttaacccactgtgctaggctgggactgaacccacgctgccacagagacaacaccggatctttaactcgATATACCACAGTGGTAATTCTGGTCACTGAGTTCTTAGACTCAGCGCTATGCAGTGATGACAAGTATCACCACCACTTATTAAGCACTTAGCatctgccaggccctgtgctaaatAAGCGCaccacatatattttcttatgtaaaCTTCTGCTGGGAGGTAGacacactctttttttattttgctttttagggccgtacctgcagcatctggaagttcccaggctaggggtcaaatctgagctgtagctgctggcttatggcacagccacagcaacacgagatctgagccgcgtctgtgacacactgcagctcatggcaacgccggatctttaaccccctgagcgaggcgagggattgaacctgcatcctcatggatgctagtcaggttcattaactgctgagccacaacaggaactcccaacacattctttttataaatgagttaTGGGTAAGTGGGAGGCAGAATGAATCAGTGGTTTGGAACAAGACAACCTTTGAATTTTGCATTGATATTTACTACCTCTGTGAATTTTAGTACTTTATTTAGCCTCTTtaatcttcattttcctcattttcaaaatgatgataataatgccTGCCCTTGGGGGTGTGGTAAGGATTCAGTGGAGTAAAGCACAGGAGCCCGTCATACAGTAAACACTTCCTTTATTCAGCTGTGGTCATCATCGTTGCATCTGAGAGCAGTTATGGAATGAGCACCTGTTAGTACAAGCCTTTTAAGTTCCAGAATGGACAGTTCTCGAAATTGGGAGCCCTTTTCATCTTTCTCCTCAGCCCCATTCTCCAAGAAGAGCTGTTGCTGATGGTCCACCATCTCTGTTCCCTTCAGCCTCCTGCTGGATAAAGGGAAAACCATACCTTTTCCGGAGATGAAGACACAGTTGGCTGTGATGAAGAAGAAACCTCCCCTGGAAAAGAGCCGACCTGACAGTGCCATTTCTGCTAAGATGTATTTGTCTGTACACCGCCTCACCCTGCAAGTAAGGGCTAGAGAACCTCAGAGAAGGATGTCTACATGCAAATCCAGACTCCTTTCTCCTCAGGGCTGGAGGATTaactttccctccttccttccttctttctattcttagcaccctcggcatatggaagttcccaggctaggggtcaaatcagagcacagctgccggcctacaccacagctcacggcaaggctggatccttaactggctaggcagggccagcgatggaacctgtgtcctcatggatactagtcaggttcattactgctgagccacagtgggaactcccttaactttctatttctcctttctcttctatcTGGAAGAGACACTCTGGGGCCAGGCCCCACAGGAGGCTGGGTTGTGTGTCAGTGAAAGCCAGTGTATGGCGAGAGGGCTAAGGAGAGCAgccttctccctttcctctgcgCTTCAGTCCCTGtacccctcccctctccagagCCCCTGGCAATGTGCGTACACTGGCTTCTCAAAAAGTGCTTGCTGACTAGATGGATAAATGCATTGGGAAATACATTTTGGGAAAGGGAAAGACCTGCAGTAGagcttttcttcttcatttttcttttctttttttctctagaaacCCGCACTGAGATACCCCGAACATTTGAGGAAGTTATATAATAACCTGACAACAGAAGGTAGGTTTTCTGCTGCTGCCAGGTTTCCTAGTACCATTCCCCTTCAGCCCATGTTTCTTATACTTGATGTGGGTCCCAATTCGGTTAGGTTTGTGGCCGCAGTCATACAGGGTCATGTGTAGAACTCAGGAAACTGCAATTTCAAAAAGTACCCCCTCCCAACTCGGTCCTGACCGGAAATAGAGAGTGTCACCGTTGGGTCGCAGGGCACAGCAAGAGGCCCAGCGAAGGGTGGGAGCTGCCAGGGAGAAGGGGATTGAGCTGGCTTTCTGGTCACCAGGTGGCAGGAAGCAGCAGCGACCGCAACAGAAGAGGGTGAAGACACCTAGTAGGAAGCAGGTAGAGTGGCAGGGAGGGGACCCCCGGAACCTGCTGGGACGGGAGCAGTTGGGCACAGCCTGGAAGGGGAAGGGATATGCGAGAGAGGGGGTCTCCCTGTCGTCTCTCTGGTTGCAGATGCAAGTTCCTGTGTGGTTACAGGTGCTcacttccttcttttaaaatcttttttggaAACTGTTCTTCACTTCCCCAAGTCCTAATTCAGTTCCTCCTTATGTGGGTTTCAGGAGGCCACAAAGAAATCCAGGAGTGCAGCAGGGAGCCATAAAACTTCACCTAAACATTCAGGTGCCGTGGTTTATGATCCACACTGTGGTAAGGAGACTATATGGGCTCGGGAGTGACAGAATCCCAGGACAGAGCCGAGGACGGGAAAAGCTCCACATGTTTGTCATTTGAGGACCAGCCTTTGTCAGGCCTCGGACTCCTTGGAATGCTTTGCTTTGGCTGCTCTGCGTGTGTGTGAATCATTCTTCCATGAGATATTTACTAAGCAAGCAAGCGGGGCCGGCGGCCGCTTCACTTAGGGATCCGAGAGGTGACTACGAGCATGCGTCAGAGTTGTTTTTCCCTCAGGTCCTACTTAGAAAAGGCAGTGTTTGAGGCTGAAGAGCAAGGCCAGGTTGCCCAAGAGAAGAGCCCTGAGGGCCCATTGACCAGTGAGGCGGGGAAGAGCCAGAGCCCCTCACCAGAGCGTTCTGAGGAAGCAGAGTCAGGGCCCTCGGCTTCCCAGCCACGGGTTCAAGTCTCAGCAGCCACACACTCTCTAGCCCCATCCAGGGATGATTCTGATGGGCCATTCTTTCCTCTCACATTCACCCTGGAGACAAGAGACTCCCCTTTTTGAGGTCCTTATCGTGTCCGAGCTGAAGGATAGACCTACCCCATTCCCTCTGACGTTTCTCAGCTCGAGTGCAGAATCGGGGGGAGGAGAAAGAATTCCCTTAAACCTTGAAAGATTCTTCTACCCTAAATAGACTGGACATTGCTGACTATAATGTGAAAATAACTGCTTAAGCATCAGAATTCACTCTCCAACCCTAGGGCCCTGGGAGGGCCCAGGTGAGCTGTTTCCTGAGAAGTTTGCTGCTCTGGGTTTATTTCCCATTCCACTGAGCTCTCTGATACCAACTCTGTCTTCTAACCAGAAGACCTAAGAAGGATCTTGACCTTCACATGGGAGGTAGACAGAAAAGAGGCTGTGGCCCAGGGCGGAAGTGCTTGTCCAGGGTTACCCCGTGCCCAGGGTGCTCCCCATTCCCCTGAGTTTCATGCTGGTGCCTTTCGTTCCTCTTCCTGATCTGCCAGTAGGAGTGGCTTTGCTTGGGCGACCGGGCTGCCCCTTTGAAGTATGTTCTTAGAGCAGTTCCATGTCCTCATTGAGTTGAGAAAGGCCTCTTAGAAGAGATGATTTTTCTACTGGATCTTGAACATGTGTGAACATTTTCCCAGCGTGGATGAGAGttcatggagggagggagaggctggggaaaGGCGTCTTGGAGGAGTGTGGCTGCAGGGAGCACTGGGCAGTCTCCTTTGGCTGTGGGGTCGGGTGTCTAAGGGAGAGAGAAATCAGGTCGAATAGCCTGCTGCCATgtgtgatcctttttttttttttgtctttttacagccgcaccatgtggaatttcccaggctaggggtctagtcggagctgtggccaccggcctacatcagagccagagccacgccagatctgagctgcgtctgtgacctacactcatggcagtgctggatccttaacccactgagcaaggccagggattgaacctgcaatctcttggttcctagttggattcgttaaccaaggagccatgacgggaactcctggaagatgtTCATTTAAAgaaagggagatggagagaggaaagaatgagTGCATTTAGGGACTAGTTGGGGGAAACATCTGATACAAAAGAATCATCGATCTAGAGTTTTTTTGGCGAGCAGGACATTCATTTTCAGAAACCAACATTAGGGAAGGCACGAGAAAGTAAGAGGAGTATTCATAAACTGATAAGGATAGAATTGGGGTTTCGTTTGCTACTGTGATGCCCAGGCACCTGCCCCTGAGGTTTCTTGGAGGAATCCTGATTCTTTTAACACTTACCTTACCTTAATTGCTAATTCTGTAATAGATGTGGTCATAGTCCCAAGTGAACAGATTTGCCAGTAGAACTCAGAAGGCCTAACTCCCTTTTACCTGCCTCTCAGGTCCTGTCTTGTCCTAAATGGGGAGTCACATGTAGACTAGGGGTCAACTAGAAGCCCAACAATGGGATGTGAAATACCCATCAGAAGAGAACTGAACTGATCTCGTGGTCACTAGGTCACAGAACGCTACCACGTCGGGAAGGTgacaaaaagcagcagcagcagactaAGACAGAAGGCCCTGCCGTGAAACAGGTGAGGGTGAACGAGGGCCATTCTGCTAGGGCCTGGTTTCGGTTGTCTGGCCTGTAGTGACAGTCTGTCATGCCCCAAAGCCGAACCACAGTGGTTCGCCATTTCTCACGATTCTGTGG
The nucleotide sequence above comes from Phacochoerus africanus isolate WHEZ1 chromosome 2, ROS_Pafr_v1, whole genome shotgun sequence. Encoded proteins:
- the C2H9orf43 gene encoding uncharacterized protein C9orf43 homolog isoform X2, which translates into the protein MNLPDESQWDETTCHLAVCQHPQCWAAIRRIERGHPRILSSSCKPPLNVEERLPMLTVVNLTDSCFEAKRLAHRHLSKFAFTKARPLSSQGSKFDLKFQGRPLKNLSDKDFINRTDRPPKLSVLNLNETRLPCLQGFRNMDVIWIPEEPEKEVSPAEKKHIVCSQNGKMERKKSAGKDRSSRVHTGTGVTVLPSSPGHLFEQLSLESVPFWNHCDMLPQDLLQDLLLDKGKTIPFPEMKTQLAVMKKKPPLEKSRPDSAISAKMYLSVHRLTLQKPALRYPEHLRKLYNNLTTEGGRKQQRPQQKRVKTPSRKQEATKKSRSAAGSHKTSPKHSGHRTLPRREGDKKQQQQTKTEGPAVKQDATKRPQMASSQKCLDSFPSKKSAELLKIECTSKDVRTQVEVLLETSKRTPNSASRIGWHPELKLLRILQATDEEDEENQPSGTQSEESLEA
- the C2H9orf43 gene encoding uncharacterized protein C9orf43 homolog isoform X1, which gives rise to MNLPDESQWDETTCHLAVCQHPQCWAAIRRIERGHPRILSSSCKPPLNVEERLPMLTVVNLTDSCFEAKRLAHRHLSKFAFTKARPLSSQGSKFDLKFQGSPAEKKHIVCSQNGKMERKKSAGKDRSSRVHTGTGVTVLPSSPGHLFEQLSLESVPFWNHCDMLPQDLLQDLLLDKGKTIPFPEMKTQLAVMKKKPPLEKSRPDSAISAKMYLSVHRLTLQKPALRYPEHLRKLYNNLTTEGGRKQQRPQQKRVKTPSRKQEATKKSRSAAGSHKTSPKHSGHRTLPRREGDKKQQQQTKTEGPAVKQDATKRPQMASSQKCLDSFPSKKSAELLKIECTSKDVRTQVEVLLETSKRTPNSASRIGWHPELKLLRILQATDEEDEENQPSGTQSEESLEA